In one window of Kosmotoga pacifica DNA:
- the wecB gene encoding non-hydrolyzing UDP-N-acetylglucosamine 2-epimerase, producing MKKIALIFGTRPEAIKMAPIYIALKRSNLKPVVIATAQHREMLDQVLELFRITPDYDLDIMKNRQSLSGLTSRLASALDEVFSSETFDFALVQGDTTSTFMGSLISFYHKVPVGHVEAGLRTMDIYNPFPEEANRRLTGTIATFHYAPTDKAMENLLREGIEKERIIVTGNTVIDALLWTLENKRKEVLEFRHTLGIEEGKYILLTMHRRENWGVPMREVMKAVKDILAEEPGLKLVFPVHLNPVVRKVVYEELKGHEQVILLDPLDYLPFVSLMEGAKLILTDSGGIQEEAPALGKPTLVLRKTTERPEAIEAGTAKLIGTEREKVVKETLKLLGSAEEYQKMAKAVNPFGNGKAAIRIVEHLKNELGV from the coding sequence TTGAAAAAGATAGCGCTGATCTTTGGCACGAGACCAGAAGCAATAAAGATGGCTCCCATCTATATTGCTCTTAAACGATCTAACCTGAAACCCGTGGTGATAGCTACCGCCCAGCATAGAGAAATGCTCGATCAAGTTCTCGAACTTTTCAGAATAACCCCCGATTATGATCTGGATATCATGAAAAACCGTCAGAGCCTTTCCGGGCTTACCTCAAGACTCGCTTCAGCCCTTGATGAAGTTTTTAGTAGTGAGACTTTTGATTTCGCCCTCGTCCAGGGGGATACTACTTCCACTTTTATGGGGAGCTTAATATCCTTTTATCACAAAGTTCCCGTTGGTCATGTGGAAGCCGGATTGAGGACCATGGATATATACAACCCCTTTCCTGAAGAAGCGAACCGCAGGTTGACGGGTACCATCGCTACTTTTCACTATGCACCCACAGATAAGGCGATGGAAAACCTTCTCAGGGAAGGTATCGAAAAAGAAAGGATAATCGTGACGGGGAACACCGTTATTGATGCACTCCTGTGGACCCTCGAAAATAAGCGCAAAGAGGTCCTCGAATTCAGGCACACTCTTGGAATTGAGGAAGGAAAATACATACTTCTGACAATGCACAGGCGGGAAAACTGGGGAGTTCCCATGCGGGAAGTCATGAAAGCGGTCAAAGACATTCTCGCTGAAGAACCTGGGCTCAAGCTTGTATTTCCTGTACACTTGAATCCAGTCGTGAGAAAGGTAGTCTATGAGGAGTTAAAAGGTCACGAGCAGGTTATTCTACTCGATCCTCTCGATTATCTTCCCTTCGTTTCCCTCATGGAAGGAGCCAAATTAATACTCACTGACTCGGGAGGTATTCAGGAAGAGGCTCCCGCCTTGGGAAAACCCACCCTTGTTCTTCGAAAAACGACGGAACGCCCCGAAGCCATAGAAGCTGGTACAGCGAAGCTCATAGGAACAGAAAGGGAAAAAGTCGTGAAGGAAACATTGAAACTCCTGGGCTCTGCTGAAGAGTACCAGAAGATGGCAAAGGCTGTAAATCCTTTTGGAAATGGAAAAGCGGCGATAAGGATTGTTGAACACTTGAAAAACGAATTAGGGGTGTAG
- a CDS encoding biotin/lipoyl-containing protein yields MLKKFKVKVNGKEYIVEVEELHETKTEAISTPKSQMTTTPSSKPVAEKTAVEKAEKKGTSPAGGSLVAPMTGIILEVFVSPGDHVNQGDKVVIMEAMKMENSVLSDRDGIVKEVLIKKGDNINAGDVMITFE; encoded by the coding sequence GTGTTGAAAAAATTCAAGGTAAAGGTAAACGGTAAGGAATACATAGTGGAGGTAGAAGAACTTCACGAAACTAAAACTGAAGCAATCTCGACACCGAAATCGCAGATGACTACAACGCCATCTTCGAAACCGGTAGCTGAAAAGACAGCTGTCGAAAAGGCAGAAAAAAAGGGCACCTCTCCAGCCGGCGGTTCGCTTGTAGCTCCCATGACTGGGATCATTCTGGAGGTCTTTGTGTCTCCGGGGGATCATGTCAATCAAGGAGACAAAGTGGTGATCATGGAAGCAATGAAAATGGAAAACAGCGTTCTGTCGGATAGAGATGGTATCGTCAAAGAAGTACTCATAAAAAAGGGTGATAATATAAACGCAGGCGATGTAATGATTACCTTTGAATGA
- a CDS encoding sensor histidine kinase — protein MDSTTSVLSAAMVIKLVQIYLITPLCFAFIIFNRLSRTQHWAWDIFWSVYALNRIILFYLSKGENVLFWLFLNAVMLALEGFALIMLSKSYARYPERIKKIYAYVPFFTIFPLTLLGYFTPETMPGYELLGIFYGQYLALLILGAIMIFFGVTLIRKFRGFMRSGIVIGLIITLSGISTAFSLAGKFIPLLFSVQLVLNIFLVIALFIAYILFRIEDEIRKRSELEILYNNIANNISNVALVRLTESGQEVFCSPLAIKLFSRVNDFDDIEKKLEKPEKFRECITKALNTGEICHLRTRVKQKEFLIYIYPGKYQTKRIVDIAFLDVTELLDIEKQLREENNKFKKRLDEQLEFFSNIVHELKSPLTIIKGYAEMLESSATVDQKRMLLSIHQAVEYQLDLINNLLEVSKLQAKKSKLNIEKIDLSELIADVAYQFADISTRKGVKLEIEERDLPHEFYTDPIKLKRVLVNLLDNAFKFTTTGKVRLSIYPHNEGVYFEVKDTGIGIKKEFLAGIFDRFTKVEEPVNYNLNPSGTGLGLFLTKELVELLGGKIKINSEYGMGTTVSFTISNKKRES, from the coding sequence ATGGACTCGACTACCTCTGTGCTTTCAGCAGCGATGGTTATCAAACTTGTACAGATTTACCTGATAACTCCTCTGTGTTTTGCTTTTATAATTTTCAACAGGCTATCAAGGACCCAACATTGGGCCTGGGACATTTTCTGGAGTGTTTACGCACTGAATAGAATCATTCTCTTCTACCTTTCAAAGGGAGAAAACGTTCTTTTCTGGCTTTTTTTAAATGCTGTTATGCTGGCACTAGAAGGTTTTGCATTGATTATGCTTTCAAAGTCTTATGCTCGCTATCCTGAGCGAATAAAAAAAATCTACGCTTACGTGCCGTTTTTTACTATATTTCCGTTGACTTTACTGGGTTATTTCACTCCTGAGACAATGCCTGGGTATGAACTGCTGGGAATTTTTTACGGTCAATATCTGGCTCTGCTTATCCTTGGTGCGATAATGATATTCTTTGGTGTTACGCTGATCAGGAAATTCAGAGGGTTCATGCGTTCGGGAATTGTTATTGGTTTGATTATTACCTTATCCGGTATATCAACCGCTTTTTCGCTTGCTGGCAAGTTCATCCCCCTCCTGTTTTCCGTTCAACTAGTTCTCAATATCTTTCTAGTGATTGCTTTATTTATTGCTTATATACTTTTCAGAATTGAAGATGAAATACGCAAAAGAAGTGAACTCGAAATACTGTATAACAACATCGCAAACAACATATCCAACGTAGCATTGGTCAGACTTACGGAAAGTGGTCAGGAAGTTTTCTGCAGTCCGCTCGCAATTAAATTGTTTAGCAGGGTCAACGACTTCGATGATATCGAAAAGAAACTTGAAAAGCCTGAGAAATTTCGCGAATGTATCACAAAAGCGCTCAATACCGGGGAAATCTGCCATTTAAGAACAAGGGTAAAGCAGAAAGAATTTCTGATTTACATTTATCCCGGAAAATATCAAACCAAAAGGATCGTGGACATAGCATTTTTAGATGTCACGGAACTTCTGGATATTGAAAAACAACTCAGAGAAGAGAATAATAAATTTAAAAAACGGCTTGATGAACAGCTGGAATTCTTCTCGAATATTGTACATGAGCTCAAGAGTCCCCTTACCATTATAAAGGGCTATGCGGAAATGCTTGAATCGAGCGCGACGGTTGACCAGAAAAGGATGCTTCTTTCAATCCACCAAGCAGTTGAATACCAGCTTGACTTGATAAACAACCTTCTTGAAGTATCGAAGCTACAGGCAAAAAAATCAAAACTCAACATCGAAAAAATAGATCTGTCCGAGCTAATAGCTGATGTTGCCTATCAGTTTGCAGATATCTCAACCAGAAAAGGAGTGAAGCTTGAAATAGAGGAAAGAGATCTCCCACACGAATTTTACACCGACCCGATCAAATTGAAGAGGGTGCTTGTTAACCTCCTTGACAACGCTTTCAAATTCACAACAACGGGGAAAGTCAGGCTTTCAATTTATCCTCACAATGAAGGCGTTTATTTTGAAGTGAAGGATACAGGTATCGGTATTAAGAAGGAATTTCTCGCGGGAATTTTTGATCGGTTTACAAAAGTGGAAGAACCTGTCAACTACAACCTGAATCCTTCTGGAACAGGTCTCGGACTATTCCTTACTAAAGAACTGGTGGAGCTCCTGGGAGGAAAGATAAAGATAAATTCCGAATACGGCATGGGGACCACAGTATCTTTCACGATATCCAACAAAAAAAGAGAGAGCTGA
- the meaB gene encoding methylmalonyl Co-A mutase-associated GTPase MeaB, translating into MKASLEKLKAGDIREISKALTVIENYPSEGKELIEALKEKEYFVIGLTGSPGAGKSTLTDRIASIFSSKEKVAIIAIDPSSPFTGGAFLGDRIRMKKASRNENIYIRSMASRGKLGGLSPSIYDAVELLGRCGFNKIIVETVGAGQSETDIANLADIVLLVLAPGMGDEIQMLKAGIMEIGDIYIVNKMDIDGALRLKSKIEAILEFSKQRKEVVLTDGIKGTNLERLTRLIETELKFLKESGKIVEKRKRRMRFKKLNTVFEELKELPDEIVDRVIRELKKWREVGSIEG; encoded by the coding sequence ATGAAAGCCTCCCTTGAAAAGCTGAAAGCCGGAGACATAAGAGAAATCTCGAAAGCACTCACAGTTATTGAAAACTACCCTTCGGAAGGGAAAGAGCTTATTGAAGCCCTGAAGGAGAAGGAATATTTTGTCATAGGCCTTACGGGGAGTCCAGGTGCTGGAAAATCAACTTTGACTGACAGGATTGCCTCTATTTTTTCGAGCAAAGAAAAAGTAGCGATAATAGCCATTGACCCTTCAAGCCCCTTTACCGGAGGGGCTTTTCTCGGCGACAGAATCAGAATGAAGAAGGCAAGCAGGAATGAAAACATCTACATACGCTCCATGGCCAGCCGGGGAAAACTGGGCGGTTTGAGTCCATCCATATATGATGCTGTTGAACTCTTGGGGCGGTGTGGATTTAATAAAATAATCGTTGAAACTGTTGGAGCCGGGCAATCAGAGACCGATATCGCCAATCTTGCTGATATCGTTTTGCTGGTTCTTGCGCCGGGTATGGGGGATGAGATACAGATGCTAAAAGCCGGTATTATGGAAATAGGAGATATCTACATCGTAAATAAAATGGACATAGATGGCGCTTTGAGATTAAAAAGTAAGATCGAAGCGATTCTCGAATTTTCAAAACAACGAAAAGAAGTGGTGCTGACTGATGGTATCAAAGGCACTAATCTCGAACGGCTTACCCGGTTGATCGAAACAGAGCTGAAGTTTTTGAAAGAATCAGGTAAAATTGTGGAGAAGAGAAAGAGAAGAATGCGCTTCAAAAAACTGAACACTGTATTCGAAGAGTTAAAAGAACTTCCAGACGAAATCGTTGATAGGGTAATCAGAGAACTTAAAAAATGGCGGGAGGTCGGTAGCATTGAAGGCTGA
- a CDS encoding acyl-CoA carboxylase subunit beta: MKENLKKYYELDKKLSLGGGEERIRKQHEAGKLTARERIEQLCDPGTFEEIDKFVKHRSTYFGLDKKEFPCDGVVTGIGEINGRKVAVFSQDFTVQGGSLGEMHAKKIMKLQDMALKLGIPIVGINDSGGARIQEGVDSLFGYGGIFYRNTLASGVVPQITVIAGPCAGGAVYSPAITDFIVMVENNSQMFITGPQVIKAVTGEDIDKDALGGAFVHNSKSGVAHFMADDDASAMKLVRDLLSYLPQNNAEEPPLVDSAEVAEVPKLREFLPDNPKQGYDVREVIRYLVDAGEFLEVHAHYAKNIVTGFARIGGRSVGIVANQPAVLAGVLDINASDKAARFIRFLDSFNIPIITLVDTPGFLPGVSQEHGGIIRHGAKLLYAYSEATVPKITLILRKAYGGAYIAMGSQHLGTDMVFAWPDAEIAVMGPEGAANIIFRKEIQSSPEPEKTRAEKINEYKDMFANPYVAASRGYIEEVIDPATSRLKIYRALEIFQNKVEGRPNKKHGNIPL, encoded by the coding sequence ATGAAAGAGAATCTGAAAAAATATTATGAATTAGATAAAAAACTGTCCCTTGGAGGGGGCGAAGAAAGAATCAGAAAGCAGCATGAAGCAGGAAAACTGACAGCCAGAGAGAGGATAGAACAATTATGTGATCCGGGAACATTCGAAGAAATCGATAAATTCGTCAAGCACCGCTCCACATATTTTGGACTGGACAAAAAAGAGTTTCCCTGCGATGGGGTCGTAACGGGTATAGGTGAGATAAATGGCAGGAAAGTGGCAGTGTTTTCTCAAGACTTCACTGTCCAGGGCGGTTCTCTGGGTGAAATGCATGCTAAAAAGATAATGAAGCTCCAGGACATGGCGCTTAAGCTAGGAATTCCAATTGTCGGAATAAATGACTCCGGAGGTGCGAGAATACAGGAAGGCGTGGATTCCCTCTTTGGTTATGGTGGGATCTTTTACAGGAATACACTTGCCTCCGGTGTCGTTCCACAGATAACGGTGATCGCTGGTCCCTGCGCCGGTGGAGCTGTGTACTCGCCGGCGATTACCGATTTCATCGTTATGGTAGAGAATAACTCCCAGATGTTCATAACGGGTCCTCAGGTAATTAAAGCCGTCACTGGTGAGGATATAGACAAAGATGCCCTTGGTGGGGCTTTTGTTCACAACAGCAAGAGCGGTGTGGCTCATTTCATGGCCGATGACGATGCCTCGGCTATGAAACTTGTGAGGGATCTTCTTTCATATTTACCGCAGAACAACGCGGAGGAACCTCCTCTTGTTGATAGTGCCGAAGTCGCTGAAGTACCCAAGCTCAGAGAGTTTCTCCCGGACAATCCCAAGCAGGGATATGACGTTAGGGAAGTCATCAGGTATCTTGTGGATGCAGGGGAGTTCCTCGAGGTTCACGCTCATTACGCCAAAAATATTGTCACAGGCTTCGCGCGAATTGGTGGCAGATCTGTGGGTATCGTGGCGAATCAACCAGCTGTACTCGCTGGCGTTCTGGATATAAACGCTTCAGACAAAGCAGCGAGATTCATCAGGTTTCTGGACAGCTTCAACATTCCAATTATTACACTCGTGGACACCCCTGGCTTTTTGCCCGGTGTGTCTCAAGAACACGGTGGCATAATAAGGCATGGTGCCAAATTGCTTTACGCATACAGTGAAGCAACGGTTCCAAAAATCACCCTTATCTTAAGAAAAGCATATGGCGGTGCCTACATTGCCATGGGTAGTCAGCACCTTGGTACCGATATGGTCTTCGCCTGGCCCGATGCGGAAATAGCTGTTATGGGTCCCGAAGGTGCGGCTAATATCATTTTCAGAAAAGAAATTCAAAGCTCGCCGGAACCTGAAAAGACGAGGGCAGAAAAAATCAATGAATACAAAGACATGTTCGCCAATCCCTATGTGGCGGCTTCGAGAGGTTACATTGAGGAGGTTATCGATCCCGCTACCTCGAGACTCAAAATTTATCGTGCTCTTGAAATATTTCAAAACAAGGTTGAAGGCCGACCAAACAAAAAACATGGAAACATTCCCCTCTGA
- the mce gene encoding methylmalonyl-CoA epimerase — protein sequence MKADKIDHIGIVVKSIEEKLDFYQKFLELELGGVEELPERGLKVAFLKVGDTRIELLEPTKDDSEISGFLEKRGEGIHHIAYHVDNIIEAIEKASIMGYRPLSKEPSIGAGGVKIAFLHPKTTGGILVELVEGDH from the coding sequence TTGAAGGCTGACAAGATTGACCATATTGGGATAGTCGTCAAGTCTATAGAAGAAAAACTTGATTTTTATCAGAAGTTTCTCGAACTCGAACTCGGTGGTGTTGAAGAATTACCGGAGAGAGGATTGAAAGTCGCCTTCTTAAAAGTTGGAGATACGCGTATAGAGCTCCTGGAACCAACAAAAGACGATAGTGAGATTTCTGGGTTTCTCGAGAAAAGAGGGGAAGGTATACATCACATCGCATATCATGTGGATAACATAATCGAAGCTATTGAAAAAGCTTCCATAATGGGATACCGTCCTCTGAGCAAAGAACCCTCAATAGGTGCCGGTGGGGTTAAGATCGCATTTCTACACCCCAAAACGACTGGTGGTATACTGGTAGAACTCGTTGAAGGCGACCACTGA
- a CDS encoding OadG family protein, which translates to MGDILSITVTGLLVVFSVLGILYMAFSLFGVVLSSEKKRKEHVETSSNLIIKEKKSEELEESEVIAAISAAIYETVGGISFRIKKVTPVSGKKSGWKSRTPQIYWKPRRNRTC; encoded by the coding sequence ATGGGTGATATTCTATCAATTACGGTTACTGGCTTGCTAGTTGTTTTTTCTGTTCTGGGGATACTCTATATGGCATTTTCACTCTTTGGAGTCGTTCTTTCTTCCGAAAAGAAAAGGAAAGAACATGTTGAAACCTCGAGTAACCTCATCATAAAAGAAAAAAAATCCGAAGAGCTCGAAGAATCGGAGGTAATCGCCGCCATAAGCGCGGCGATATATGAAACTGTGGGTGGCATAAGCTTCAGGATAAAAAAAGTCACTCCGGTATCCGGAAAGAAATCTGGCTGGAAAAGCAGAACCCCTCAAATATACTGGAAACCGAGGAGGAATAGGACGTGTTGA